A genomic segment from Necator americanus strain Aroian chromosome III, whole genome shotgun sequence encodes:
- a CDS encoding hypothetical protein (NECATOR_CHRIII.G13046.T2), with the protein MVALTDSTVYIRTKCSVEAVKKLNLWGCDIDDISICERMVNIEVLSLSVNRVETLQPLKNCTRLVELYLRKNNIQSFTEFEYLRELRNLRVLWIDENPCTKSGDYRHRILRILPQLTKLDDRPVTLDDHMEAQQDDSAPECDMHASMISLHSARSSRSSVTVHDAMTQSLYGRAIVDTVMQPQMVSYGDASDEERLPPPRDPHSLRGSRLSMMSQSMLPSIMTQSIYEPAHEERGDEDWGDFSLEEETRPLSMDAIANRMCMSMHEARRTPTSSSYGRSVSAPRRRIHTRRQSQSPARDVRIGKIMSAVSVLLDELDADGLRAVIEQAQDRMKKQW; encoded by the exons ATGGTTGCGCTCACGGACTCTACCGTTTACATACGTACGAAATGTTCAGTGGAGGCTGTGAAAAAGTTGAATCTATG GGGCTGCGACATCGATGACATATCAATATGCGAACGAATGGTGAACATTGAGGTGTTATCATTGAG CGTTAATCGTGTCGAGACCTTACAACCGCTTAAAAACTGCACACGTCTCGTCGAGTTGTACTTGCGAAAGAATAACATTCAAAGTTTTACTGAGTTCGAATATTTGAGG GAATTACGGAATTTACGCGTATTATGGATAGACGAGAATCCATGCACGAAATCTGGCGACTATCGTCATCGGATTCTTCGAATACTGCCACAATTGACGAAGTTGGATGATCGAC CTGTCACCCTGGATGATCACATGGAAGCACAGCAGGATGATTCCGCTCCGGAATGTGACATGCACGCGAGCATGATTAGCCTTCATAGTGCACGTAGCTCCAGAAGCAGCGTAACGGTACACGATGCCATGACACAGTCCCTATAcg GAAGAGCCATTGTCGACACGGTAATGCAACCGCAGATGGTCAGCTACGGTGATGCGTCGGATGAGGAACGGCTACCACCGCCTCGAGATCCACATTCATTACGAGGATCCAGGCTCAGCATGATGAGTCAATCGATGCTCCCGTCAATAATGACGCAATCGATCTACGAACCTGCGCATGAGGAGCGTGGAGATGAAGATTGGGGTGATTTCAG TCTGGAAGAGGAAACTCGTCCACTTTCCATGGACGCTATAGCGAATAGGATGTGCATGTCAATGCATGAGGCAAGACGAACACCCACAAGTTCTTCATATGGTCGAAGTGTTAGTGCGCCAAGGCGAAGAATTCATACGAGACGACAGTCACAGAGCCCGGCAAGA gACGTACGAATCGGTAAGATCATGTCCGCCGTGTCGGTACTGTTGGACGAATTGGACGCGGACGGTTTACGAGCGGTGATCGAACAGGCTCAGGATCGTATGAAAAAACAATGGTAG
- a CDS encoding hypothetical protein (NECATOR_CHRIII.G13045.T1) has protein sequence MFGGVGLMIWTLGFFVAKISFVCDAKKVDNKLIGSPEVICGPDAIRIRGESEDIFEGQVFVKNQRRSHDCFVVYSADDNSTAPEFTLSLNRISSCGIDMRRNPSRGLELFAVFVFAFHPSFVTAGDRAFAVHCLFQQQQITISTRFDFISDITPKAVVGATSSVPAVELEIVHGRVPTEKEVTDSVRVGEPLMLIWHTESNSHLYGVRVLDCTAETRDRRGMGIIRDGCSTDNTLISDIRYADNHQRAFADATAFKFPDLTEVWFRCAVQLCIRRFDHLVLTGKSEQDLCNNSYKCGTNPRQRRRVVSDADDNVIEVTGRVFVNDDESTVYTNYAAQASAAPSKPSTMCMTKDVMAVGSAVSATVCVSSLLTIASFIYSKLKLKRPAL, from the exons ATGTTTGGCGGCGTTGGATTGATGATCTGGACGCTTGGATTCTTTGTGGCTAAG ATTTCCTTCGTCTGTGATGCGAAAAAGGTGGACAACAAGCTTATTG GATCACCGGAAGTAATATGCGGTCCAGACGCTATTCGAATAAGAGGAGAAAGTGAGGATATCTTCGAAGGACAG GTTTTTGTAAAAAATCAGAGGCGCTCCCATGACTGCTTTGTCGTCTACTCGGCCGATGATAACTCGACCGCACCGGAATTCACACTGTCACTGAATCGAATATCCTCTTGTGGGATTGATATGCGGAGAAAT CCATCACGAGGCTTAGAACTGTTCGCTGTGTTTGTGTTCGCCTTCCATCCCTCGTTTGTAACCGCCGGGGATCGTGCCTTTGCCGTTCATTGCCTtttccaacaacaacaaatcaCAATTTCGACACGATTCGACTTCATTAG TGACATCACTCCAAAAGCTGTAGTTGGTGCAACCTCTTCAGTACCCGCAGTAGAACTTGAAATTGTTCACGGACGAGTGCCAACCGAGAAGGAAGTAACTGATTCGGTGAGGGTCGGTGAACCACTGATGTTGATTTGGCATACGGAATCGAACTCTC ACCTTTATGGGGTACGAGTTCTTGACTGTACAGCTGAAACTCGTGACAGAAGAGGTATGGGAATTATTAGGGACGGTTGTAGCACGGACAACACCTTGATTTCTGACATTCG ATATGCGGATAATCATCAACGTGCTTTTGCCGATGCTACAGCGTTCAAATTTCCTGATCTTACTGAGGTTTGGTTCCGATGTGCTGTTCAGCTGTGTATAAGGAG gtTCGATCATTTGGTACTTACTGGGAAATCGGAGCAAGATCTCTGCAATAACAGCTAT aAATGCGGCACAAATCCTCGACAACGTCGACGAGTCGTTTCCGACGCTGATGACAACGTGATTGAAGTCACCGGAAGAGTTTTTGTGAATGACGACGAGTCGACCGTCTACACAAACTACGCTGCACAAG CGTCAGCCGCTCCGAGCAAACCTTCCACTATGTGCATGACGAAGGACGTGATGGCGGTAGGTTCAGCCGTTTCAGCCACCGTCTGCGTTTCCAGTTTATTGACAATCGCTTCTTTCATCTACTCGAAGCTTAAGCTTAAACGTCCTGCCTTGTAA